A window from Manduca sexta isolate Smith_Timp_Sample1 chromosome 24, JHU_Msex_v1.0, whole genome shotgun sequence encodes these proteins:
- the LOC115443893 gene encoding fibroin heavy chain isoform X28, whose protein sequence is MGTRHLGILAILLILPLGLLCSSIGSVPNVEEETEPLYPDAVAEADAGPIARAFAAAFNTFSEALNSRDKRSTSDADASAFSSTEGGGDSQAAASAESEDDSSDDDSESSASSSATSTDYDSEDNEDEASASAESSTSDDGGKSPEESEANAEAESKTNGGGGKTAGSASAVTEVTNGGTASAASAASASDEESEPGEEGTTGDDDDGEEGPTGDDDDGEEGPTGDDDNGEEGPTGDDDDGEEGPTGDDDDGEEGPTGDDDNGEEGPTGDDDDGEEGPTGDDDDGEEGPTGDDDNGEEGPTGDDDDGEEGPTGDDDNGEEGPTGDDDDGEEGPTGDDDNGEEGPTGDDDNGEEGPTGDDDDGEEGPTGDDDDGEEGPTGDDDDGEGGATTNESGGNGPDNGGGSSPGSGTEGKPDSGSGSSPDSGKDNSGSTADTSGSAVASGPNSQASSAGSANSGEDNSSASSAVSAVTSGEGQASASAASSATTNESGGNGPDNGGGSSPGSGTEDKPGSGSGSSPDSGKDNSGSTADTSGSAVASGPNSQASSAGSANSGEDNSSASSAVSAVTSGEGQASASAASSATTNESGGNGPDNGGGSSPGSAPEGKPGCGSGSNPSSGTGGGSGSGSSAAASGTAVASGQNASSSGVASANSGEGNASASSAASAESSGKGGKASGAAASSATTYESGGSPESEPGGSPGGGPGNSPGNEPGSSPSSGSGNSPGGEPGSSTGSGPESSPGGSPGSEPGSSPGGSTGSSPGSSPGNSPGSASGGSPGSAPGSSTGSGPESSPGGSPGSEPGSSPGSEPGSSPSSGSGNSPGGSPGSAPGGSPGSEPGSSPGSEPGSSPSSGSGNSTGGEPGSSTGSGPESSPGGSPGSEPGSSPGGSTGSSPGSSPGNSPGSPSGGSPGSAPGSSTGSGPESSPGGSPGSEPGSSPGSEPGSSPSSGSGNSPGGSPGSAPGGSPGSEPGSSPGSEPGSSPSSGSGNSPGGEPGSSTGSGPESSPGGSPGSEPGSSPGGSTGSSPGSSPGNSPGSPSGGSPGSAPGSSTGSGPESSPGGSPGSEPGSSPGSEPGSSPSSGSGNSPGGSPGSAPGGSPGSEPGSSPGSEPGRSPSSGSGNSPGGEPGSSTGSGPESSPGGSPGSEPGSSPGGSTGSSPGSSPGNSPGSASGGSPGSAPKSSTGSGPESSPGGSPGNEPGSSPSSGSGNSPGGEPGSSTGSGPGSSPGGSPGSEPGSSPGSEPGSSPGSAPENSPGGKPSSGSGGKPGSGSGSNPGSGTEGGSGSAPGSSTGSGPESSPGGSPGSEPGSSPGSEPGSSPSSGSGNSPGGSPGSAPGGSPGSEPGSSPGSEPGSSPSSGSGNSPGGEPGSSTGSGPESSPGGSPGSEPGSSPGGSTGSSPGSSPGNSPGSPSGGSPGSAPGSSTGSGPESSPGGSPGSEPGSSPGSEPGSSPSSGSGNSPGGSPGSAPGGSPGSEPGSSPGSEPGSSPSSGSGNSPGGSPGSAPGGSPGSEPGSSPGSEPGSSPSSGSGNSPGGEPGSSTGSGPESSPGGSPGSEPGSSPGSEPGSSPSSGSGNSTGGEPGSSTGSGPESSPGGSPGSEPGSSPGSEPGSSPSSGSGNSPGGSPGSAPGGSPGSEPGSSPGSEPGSSPSSGSGNSPGGSPGSAPGGSPGSEPGSSPGSEPGRSPSSGSGNSPGGEPGSSTGSGPESSPGGSPGSEPGSSPGGSTGSSPGSSPGNSPGSASGGSPGSAPKSSTGSGPESSPGGSPGNEPGSSPSSGSGNSPGGEPGSSTGSGPGSSPGGSPGSEPGSSPGSEPGSSPGSAPENSPGGKPSSGSGGKPGSGSGSNPGSGTEGGSGSAPGSSTGSGPESSPGGSPGSEPGSSPGSEPGSSPSSGSGNSPGGSPGSAPGGSPGSEPGSSPGSEPGSSPSSGSGNSPGGSPGSAPGGSPGSEPGSSPGSEPGSSPSSGSGNSPGGEPGSSTGSGPESSPGGSPGSEPGSSPGGSTGSSPGSSPGNSPGSASGGSPGSAPKSSTGSGPESSPGGSPGSEPGSSPGSEPGSSPSSGSGNSPGGSPGSEPGSSPGSEPGSSPSSGSGNSPGGSPGSAPGGSPGSEPGSSPGSEPGSSPSSGSGNSPGGSPGSAPGGSPGSEPGSSPGSEPGSSPSSGSGNSPGSSTGSGPGSSPGGSPGSEPGSSPGSEPGSSPGSAPENSPGGKPSSGSGGKPGSGSGSNPGSGTGGGSGSGSSAAASGTAVASGQNASSSGVASANSGEGNASASSAASAESSGKGGKASGAAASSATTYESGGNGTGNSGGSSPESEPGGSPGGGPGNSPGNEPGSSPSSGSGNSPGGEPGSSTGGSPGSEPGSSPGSEPGSSSSSGSGNSPGNSPGSASGGSPGSAPGSSTGSGPESSPGGSPGSELGSSPGSEPGSSPSSGSGNSPGSSPGSEPGSSPGDNPGSGSGNSPGGSPGNAPGGSPGNSPGSAPGGSPDSGPGSSTGSGSGSSPEGSPGSEPGSSPGSEPGSSPSSEPGSSPDSGPGNSSGGKPSSGSGGTPGSELGSSPSSGPESSPEGSPGSSPGSSPGNSPGSAPGSSTGSGPESSPGGSPGSEPGSSPGSEPGSSPSSGSGNSPGSSPGSEPGSSPGDNPGSGSGNSPGGSPGNAPGGSPGNSPGSAPGGSPDSGPGSSTGSGSGSSPSSEPGSSPDSGPESSPGGKPSSGSGGKPGGKPGCDVVGAINDVLISEGAIIKELENFLTRHKKLPNKIEFTTIRRKIPRRRGRRRGPHLCICNNVI, encoded by the exons ATTCAAGTGATGATGATAGCGAATCGTCTGCATCAAGTTCAGCAACATCTACCGATTAcg atTCCGAAGACAATGAAGATGAAGCATCAGCAAGTGCCGAGTCATCTACATCGGATG ATGGGGGTAAATCGCCTGAAGAGAGTGAAGCAAATGCAGAGGCCGAGT CGAAAACGAATGGCGGTGGTGGTAAAACTGCAGGATCTGCCTCAGCAGTAACTG aagtTACAAATGGCGGAACTGCCTCTGCAGCCAGCGCAGCGTCAGCTA GTGATGAAGAAAGCGAGCCTGGCGAGGAAGGCACGACTGGCGATGATGACGATGGCGAGGAAGGCCCGACTGGCGATGATGACGATGGCGAGGAAGGCCCGACTGGCGATGATGACAATGGCGAGGAAGGCCCGACTGGCGATGATGACGATGGCGAGGAAGGCCCGACTGGCGATGATGACGATGGCGAGGAAGGCCCGACTGGCGATGATGACAATGGCGAGGAAGGCCCGACTGGCGATGATGACGATGGCGAGGAAGGCCCGACTGGCGATGATGACGATGGCGAGGAAGGCCCGACTGGCGATGATGACAATGGCGAGGAAGGCCCGACTGGCGATGATGACGATGGCGAGGAAGGCCCGACTGGCGATGATGACAATGGCGAGGAAGGCCCAACTGGCGATGATGACGATGGCGAGGAAGGCCCGACTGGCGATGATGACAATGGCGAGGAAGGCCCGACTGGCGATGATGACAATGGCGAGGAAGGCCCGACTGGCGATGATGACGATGGCGAGGAAGGCCCGACTGGCGATGATGACGATGGCGAGGAAGGCCCGACTGGCGATGATGACGATGGCGAGGGAG GTGCTACAACAAATGAATCAGGCGGTAATGGACCTGATAATGGGGGAGGAAGTAGTCCAGGAAGCGGAACAGAAGGCAAACCAGACAGCGGATCGGGAAGCAGCCCAGACAGTGGAAAAGACAATTCTGGTAGTACGGCAGATACTAGTGGATCAGCAG TTGCTTCTGGACCAAATTCTCAGGCGTCCAGTGCAGGATCAGCCAATAgtg gTGAAGACAACTCCTCGGCTTCCTCAGCGGTTTCAGCAG TAACGAGCGGCGAAGGACAAGCATCCGCTTCAGCCGCATCAA GTGCTACAACAAACGAATCAGGCGGTAATGGACCTGATAATGGGGGAGGAAGTAGTCCAGGAAGCGGAACAGAAGACAAACCAGGCAGCGGATCGGGAAGCAGCCCAGACAGTGGAAAAGACAATTCTGGTAGTACGGCAGATACTAGTGGATCAGCAG TTGCTTCTGGACCAAATTCTCAGGCGTCCAGCGCAGGATCAGCCAATAgtg gTGAAGACAACTCCTCGGCTTCCTCAGCGGTTTCAGCAG TAACGAGCGGCGAAGGACAAGCATCCGCTTCAGCCGCATCAA GTGCTACAACAAATGAATCAGGCGGTAATGGACCTGATAATGGGGGAGGAAGTAGTCCAGGAAGCGCACCAGAAGGCAAACCAGGCTGCGGATCGGGAAGCAATCCAAGCAGTGGAACGGGAGGCGGCTCAGGCAGTGGTAGTTCCGCAGCTGCTAGTGGAACAGCAG TTGCTTCGGGCCAAAATGCTAGCTCTTCCGGTGTAGCATCAGCTAATAGTG GTGAAGGCAACGCCTCGGCTTCTTCAGCGGCTTCAGCAG AATCCAGTGGCAAAGGCGGAAAAGCATCGGGTGCAGCCGCATCAa GTGCTACAACTTATGAATCAGGCGGTAGTCCAGAAAGCGAACCGGGAGGCAGCCCAGGCGGTGGACCAGGAAACAGCCCAGGCAatgaaccaggaagcagcccaaGCAGTGGGTCAG GAAACAGCCCAGGcggtgaaccaggaagcagcacAGGTAGTGGACCAGAAAGCAGtccaggaggcagcccaggcagtgaaccaggaagcagtcCAGGAGGCAGCACAGGCAGTTCaccaggaagcagcccaggAAACAGCCCTGGCAGTGCATCAGGAGGCAGCCCAGGTAGTGCACCAGGAAGCAGCACAGGCAGTGGACCAGAAAGCAGtccaggaggcagcccaggcagtgaaccaggaagcagcccaggcagtgaaccaggaagcagcccaaGCAGTGGGTCAGGAAACAGCccaggaggcagcccaggcagtgcaccaggaggcagcccaggcagtgaaccaggaagcagcccaggcagtgaaccaggaagcagcccaaGCAGTGGGTCAGGAAACAGCACAGGcggtgaaccaggaagcagcacAGGTAGTGGACCAGAAAGCAGtccaggaggcagcccaggcagtgaaccaggaagcagtcCAGGAGGCAGCACAGGCAGTTCaccaggaagcagcccaggAAACAGCCCTGGCAGTCCATcaggaggcagcccaggcagtgcaCCAGGAAGCAGCACAGGCAGTGGACCAGAAAGCAGtccaggaggcagcccaggcagtgaaccaggaagcagcccaggcagtgaaccaggaagcagcccaaGCAGTGGGTCAGGAAACAGCccaggaggcagcccaggcagtgcaccaggaggcagcccaggcagtgaaccaggaagcagcccaggcagtgaaccaggaagcagcccaaGCAGTGGGTCAGGAAACAGCCCAGGcggtgaaccaggaagcagcacAGGTAGTGGACCAGAAAGCAGtccaggaggcagcccaggcagtgaaccaggaagcagtcCAGGAGGCAGCACAGGCAGTTCaccaggaagcagcccaggAAACAGCCCTGGCAGTCCATcaggaggcagcccaggcagtgcaCCAGGAAGCAGCACAGGCAGTGGACCAGAAAGCAGtccaggaggcagcccaggcagtgaaccaggaagcagcccaggcagtgaaccaggaagcagcccaaGCAGTGGGTCAGGAAACAGCccaggaggcagcccaggcagtgcaccaggaggcagcccaggcagtgaaccaggaagcagcccaggcagtgaaccaggaaggAGCCCAAGCAGTGGGTCAGGAAACAGCCCAGGcggtgaaccaggaagcagcacAGGTAGTGGACCAGAAAGCAGtccaggaggcagcccaggcagtgaaccaggaagcagtcCAGGAGGCAGCACAGGCAGTTCaccaggaagcagcccaggAAACAGCCCTGGCAGTGCATcaggaggcagcccaggcagtgcaCCAAAAAGCAGCACAGGCAGTGGACCAGAAAGCAGtccaggaggcagcccaggcaATGAACCAGGAAGTAGCCCAAGCAGTGGGTCAGGTAACAGCCCAGGcggtgaaccaggaagcagcacAGGCAGTGGACCAGGAAGCAGtccaggaggcagcccaggcagtgaaccaggaagcagcccaggcagtgaaccaggaagcagcccaggcagtgCACCAGAAAACAGTCCAGGAGGCAAACCAAGTAGCGGATCGGGAGGAAAACCAGGCAGTGGATCGGGAAGCAACCCAGGCAGTGGAACGGAAGGCGGCTCAGGCAGTGCACCAGGAAGCAGCACAGGCAGTGGACCAGAAAGCAGtccaggaggcagcccaggcagtgaaccaggaagcagcccaggcagtgaaccaggaagcagcccaaGCAGTGGATCAGGAAACAGCccaggaggcagcccaggcagtgcaccaggaggcagcccaggcagtgaaccaggaagcagcccaggcagtgaaccaggaagcagcccaaGCAGTGGGTCAGGAAACAGCCCAGGcggtgaaccaggaagcagcacAGGTAGTGGACCAGAAAGCAGtccaggaggcagcccaggcagtgaaccaggaagcagtcCAGGAGGCAGCACAGGCAGTTCaccaggaagcagcccaggAAACAGCCCTGGCAGTCCATcaggaggcagcccaggcagtgcaCCAGGAAGCAGCACAGGCAGTGGACCAGAAAGCAGtccaggaggcagcccaggcagtgaaccaggaagcagcccaggcagtgaaccaggaagcagcccaaGCAGTGGGTCAGGAAACAGCccaggaggcagcccaggcagtgcaccaggaggcagcccaggcagtgaaccaggaagcagcccaggcagtgaaccaggaagcagcccaaGCAGTGGGTCAGGAAACAGCccaggaggcagcccaggcagtgcaccaggaggcagcccaggcagtgaaccaggaagcagcccaggcagtgaaccaggaagcagcccaaGCAGTGGGTCAGGAAACAGCCCAGGcggtgaaccaggaagcagcacAGGTAGTGGACCAGAAAGCAGtccaggag gcagcccaggcagtgaaccaggaagcagcccaggcagtgaaccaggaagcagcccaaGCAGTGGGTCAGGAAACAGCACAGGcggtgaaccaggaagcagcacAGGTAGTGGACCAGAAAGCAGtccaggag gcagcccaggcagtgaaccaggaagcagcccaggcagtgaaccaggaagcagcccaaGCAGTGGGTCAGGAAACAGCccaggaggcagcccaggcagtgcaccaggaggcagcccaggcagtgaaccaggaagcagcccaggcagtgaaccaggaagcagcccaaGCAGTGGGTCAGGAAACAGCCCAG gaggcagcccaggcagtgcaccaggaggcagcccaggcagtgaaccaggaagcagcccaggcagtgaaccaggaaggAGCCCAAGCAGTGGGTCAGGAAACAGCCCAGGcggtgaaccaggaagcagcacAGGTAGTGGACCAGAAAGCAGtccaggaggcagcccaggcagtgaaccaggaagcagtcCAGGAGGCAGCACAGGCAGTTCaccaggaagcagcccaggAAACAGCCCTGGCAGTGCATcaggaggcagcccaggcagtgcaCCAAAAAGCAGCACAGGCAGTGGACCAGAAAGCAGtccaggaggcagcccaggcaATGAACCAGGAAGTAGCCCAAGCAGTGGGTCAGGTAACAGCCCAGGcggtgaaccaggaagcagcacAGGCAGTGGACCAGGAAGCAGtccaggaggcagcccaggcagtgaaccaggaagcagcccaggcagtgaaccaggaagcagcccaggcagtgCACCAGAAAACAGTCCAGGAGGCAAACCAAGTAGCGGATCGGGAGGAAAACCAGGCAGTGGATCGGGAAGCAACCCAGGCAGTGGAACGGAAGGCGGCTCAGGCAGTGCACCAGGAAGCAGCACAGGCAGTGGACCAGAAAGCAGtccaggaggcagcccaggcagtgaaccaggaagcagcccaggcagtgaaccaggaagcagcccaaGCAGTGGATCAGGAAACAGCccaggaggcagcccaggcagtgcaccaggaggcagcccaggcagtgaaccaggaagcagcccaggcagtgaaccaggaagcagcccaaGCAGTGGGTCAGGAAACAGCccaggaggcagcccaggcagtgcaccaggaggcagcccaggcagtgaaccaggaagcagcccaggcagtgaaccaggaagcagcccaaGCAGTGGGTCAGGAAACAGCCCAGGcggtgaaccaggaagcagcacAGGTAGTGGACCAGAAAGCAGtccaggaggcagcccaggcagtgaaccaggaagcagtcCAGGAGGCAGCACAGGCAGTTCaccaggaagcagcccaggAAACAGCCCTGGCAGTGCATcaggaggcagcccaggcagtgcaCCAAAAAGCAGCACAGGCAGTGGACCAGAAAGCAGtccaggag gcagcccaggcagtgaaccaggaagcagcccaggcagtgaaccaggaagcagcccaaGCAGTGGGTCAGGAAACAGCCCAG gaggcagcccaggcagtgaaccaggaagcagcccaggcagtgaaccaggaagcagcccaaGCAGTGGGTCAGGAAACAGCccaggaggcagcccaggcagtgcaccaggaggcagcccaggcagtgaaccaggaagcagcccaggcagtgaaccaggaagcagcccaaGCAGTGGGTCAGGAAACAGCccaggaggcagcccaggcagtgcaccaggaggcagcccaggcagtgaaccaggaagcagcccaggcagtgaaccaggaagcagcccaaGCAGTGGGTCAGGAAACAGCCCAG gaagcagcacAGGCAGTGGACCAGGAAGCAGtccaggaggcagcccaggcagtgaaccaggaagcagcccaggcagtgaaccaggaagcagcccaggcagtgCACCAGAAAACAGTCCAGGAGGCAAACCAAGTAGCGGATCGGGAGGAAAACCAGGCAGTGGATCGGGAAGCAACCCAGGCAGTGGAACGGGAGGCGGCTCAGGCAGTGGTAGTTCCGCAGCTGCTAGTGGAACAGCAG TTGCTTCGGGCCAAAATGCTAGCTCTTCCGGTGTAGCATCAGCTAATAGTG GTGAAGGCAACGCCTCGGCTTCTTCAGCGGCTTCAGCAG AATCCAGTGGCAAAGGCGGAAAAGCATCGGGTGCAGCCGCATCAa GTGCTACAACTTATGAATCAGGCGGTAACGGAACTGGTAATAGTGGAGGAAGTAGTCCAGAAAGCGAACCGGGAGGCAGCCCAGGCGGTGGACCAGGAAACAGCCCAGGCAatgaaccaggaagcagcccaaGCAGTGGGTCAGGAAACAGCCCAGGcggtgaaccaggaagcagcacaggaggcagcccaggcagtgaaccaggaagcagcccaggcagtgaaccaggaagcagctCAAGCAGTGGGTCAGGAAACAGCCCAGGAAACAGCCCTGGCAGTGCATcaggaggcagcccaggcagtgcaCCAGGAAGCAGCACAGGCAGTGGACCAGAAAGCAGtccaggaggcagcccaggcagtgaactaggaagcagcccaggcagtgaaccaggaagcagcccaaGCAGTGGGTCAGGAAACAGCCCAGgaagcagcccaggcagtgaaccaggaagcagtcCAGGAGACAACCCAGGCAGTGGATCAGGAAACAGCccaggaggcagcccaggcaATGCACCAGGAGGCAGCCCAGGAAACAGCCCTGGCAGTGCACCAGGAGGCAGCCCAGACAGTGGACCAGGAAGCAGCACAGGCAGTGGATCAGGAAGCAGTCCAGaaggcagcccaggcagtgaaccaggaagcagcccaggcagtgaaccaggaagtAGCCCAagcagtgaaccaggaagcagcccagACAGTGGACCAGGAAACAGTTCAGGAGGCAAACCAAGTAGCGGATCGGGAGGCACACCAGGCAGTGAATTAGGAAGCAGCCCAAGCAGTGGACCAGAAAGTAGTCCAGAAGGCAGCCCAGGCAGTTCaccaggaagcagcccaggAAACAGCCCTGGCAGTGCACCAGGAAGCAGCACAGGCAGTGGACCAGAAAGCAGtccaggaggcagcccaggcagtgaaccaggaagcagcccaggcagtgaaccaggaagcagcccaaGCAGTGGGTCAGGAAACAGCCCAGgaagcagcccaggcagtgaaccaggaagcagtcCAGGAGACAACCCAGGCAGTGGATCAGGAAACAGCccaggaggcagcccaggcaATGCACCAGGAGGCAGCCCAGGAAACAGCCCTGGCAGTGCACCAGGAGGCAGCCCAGACAGTGGACCAGGAAGCAGCACAGGCAGTGGATCAGGAAGTAGCCCAagcagtgaaccaggaagcagcccagACAGTGGACCAGAAAGCAGCCCAGGAGGCAAACCAAGTAGTGGATCGGGAGGCAAACCAGGAGGGAAACCAGGTTGCGACGTGGTTGGTGCAATAAATGACGTCTTGATATCTGAAGGAGCCATTATAAAAGAGTTGGAAAACTTCTTAACACgtcataaaaaattaccaaataagATTGAATTTACTACAATAAGAAGGAAGA